In a genomic window of Lycium ferocissimum isolate CSIRO_LF1 chromosome 9, AGI_CSIRO_Lferr_CH_V1, whole genome shotgun sequence:
- the LOC132029542 gene encoding uncharacterized protein LOC132029542 isoform X2: MIEDLLFLIQEKNKENVSLKELFVETRARKPGRSYKESNENTSSKIAEMEEIETQLSAHDSQPADAYSAVMDPEHPGRLRLYGRGFTKTSLKRKAGNFEPTSNATNDVVQQMQEKIQKMQEEMEEKKRTIRSEVTTEVTANVIAQL; the protein is encoded by the exons ATGATTGAGGATTTACTATTTTTAATCCAG gaaaaaaacaaggaaaatgtATCACTTAAGGAGCTCTTTGTAGAAACAAGAGCAAGGAAACCCGGGCGCTCGTACAAGGAGTCCAATGAAAACACATCTAGTAAAATT GCTGAAATGGAGGAAATTGAAACACAACTGAGCGCACATGATAGTCAGCCTGCTGATGCATATTCAGCCGTTATGGATCCTGAACATCCGGGACGTCTTAGATTATATGGACGGGGGTTTACAAAGACTTCTTTGAAAAGAAAAGCTGGCAATTTTGAACCAACTTCAAATGCCACAAATGATGTAGTGCaacaaatgcaagaaaagatCCAAAAAATGCAGGAAGaaatggaggagaaaaagagaaCTATACGATCAGAGGTTACTACAGAAGTTACTGCAAATGTAATTGCACAACTTTAG
- the LOC132029540 gene encoding uncharacterized protein LOC132029540, which translates to MDSHEWFEAHRYALFNTGDEQVETFIKEHKNIIDKHARGNAWVKAQIHSREFSDWFKEKVKKVKVPNHLIWLSYGPNEVAKRYSGYFINGYQFHKMQRDARCKTQNNGVTLSATTDSFASARDQNPVDGMVTYYGVIQDIIEIDYWGCFSVVLFRCDWFHNEIDGYGLTRVYFKKKCSTDDPFVLASQVHQIFYVEDPIEKEVYYARNKVPVDLYDLAEENCPNIEETF; encoded by the exons ATGGATAGTCATGAGTGGTTTGAAGCACATCGGTATGCTTTGTTCAATACTGGAGATGAACAAGTAGAGACATTTATCAA GGAACATAAGAATATAATTGATAAACATGCTAGAGGAAATGCATGGGTAAAAGCACAGATTCATAGTCGAGAATTCAGTGATTGGTTTAAAGAGAAAGTTAAAAAGGTTAAAGTGCCCAATCATTTAATATGGCTATCTTATGGGCCTAATGAAGTGGCAAAAAGATATAGTGGATATTTCATTAATGGATACCAATTTCATAAGATGCAACGGGATGCTCGATGCAAGACTCAAAATAATGGAGTGACTTTGTCAGCAACAACAGATAGTTTTGCTAGTGCTAGGGACCAAAATCCCGTTGATGGAATGGTTACCTATTATGGAGTTATTCAGGATATCATTGAGATTGATTATTGGGGTTGTTTTAGTGTTGTACTATTTAGATGTGATTGGTTTCATAACGAGATCGATGGATATGGGTTGACTCGGGTATACTTCAAGAAAAAATGCAGCACGGATGACCCTTTTGTACTAGCATCTCAAGTGCATCAAATTTTTTATGTGGAGGATCCAATTGAGAAAGAGGTTTATTATGCAAGAAATAAAGTCCCTGTTGATTTGTATGATTTGGCGGAAGAGAATTGTCCTAATATTGAAGAAACATTTTAG
- the LOC132029542 gene encoding uncharacterized protein LOC132029542 isoform X1, with amino-acid sequence MSETNTKNRKKLMNPHTAGKKSFALVRNKLEKNKENVSLKELFVETRARKPGRSYKESNENTSSKIAEMEEIETQLSAHDSQPADAYSAVMDPEHPGRLRLYGRGFTKTSLKRKAGNFEPTSNATNDVVQQMQEKIQKMQEEMEEKKRTIRSEVTTEVTANVIAQL; translated from the exons ATGTCTGAAACAAATACTAAGAATCGGAAGAAGTTGATGAATCCGCACACAGCCGGCAAAAAAAGTTTCGCTTTAGTCCGCAATAAATTG gaaaaaaacaaggaaaatgtATCACTTAAGGAGCTCTTTGTAGAAACAAGAGCAAGGAAACCCGGGCGCTCGTACAAGGAGTCCAATGAAAACACATCTAGTAAAATT GCTGAAATGGAGGAAATTGAAACACAACTGAGCGCACATGATAGTCAGCCTGCTGATGCATATTCAGCCGTTATGGATCCTGAACATCCGGGACGTCTTAGATTATATGGACGGGGGTTTACAAAGACTTCTTTGAAAAGAAAAGCTGGCAATTTTGAACCAACTTCAAATGCCACAAATGATGTAGTGCaacaaatgcaagaaaagatCCAAAAAATGCAGGAAGaaatggaggagaaaaagagaaCTATACGATCAGAGGTTACTACAGAAGTTACTGCAAATGTAATTGCACAACTTTAG